A single genomic interval of Gammaproteobacteria bacterium harbors:
- a CDS encoding response regulator, with amino-acid sequence MLNKTALIVDDSRTASQMLRLMLEREEFQVDVLGNAEAAIGYLRDHRPGIIFMDHLMPGMDGFQAVKEIKSTVATSTIPIVMYTAKSGELYVGQAHALGAVDILPKPPTRETLRAVFRRIDERVEAANEPAPEPVVEIVARAPAQPPALEAVVVADDVEFAAADVAHPHNAERGTVVPAPGPDFLRDVTGESEDTGSSWQRVSWWLAAAAAAASFVLGTQFSARESADSPYLRTLSWALSESFRYPYEEAPFAGERVERIRTLVEHLAQAGFKGTLRLEGNAGQFCLVAASGGWRVADAALPIESCEMIGLSPQEARQASGRQSAEFRELLQKLPLLAGPDIRLEIEALGDRNPYRPYPPHDQVASAGDWNRIAAENNRITVSVTPRS; translated from the coding sequence ATGCTGAACAAGACGGCGCTCATTGTTGATGATTCGCGCACTGCCAGCCAGATGCTGCGACTCATGCTCGAGCGCGAGGAGTTCCAGGTCGACGTGCTGGGAAATGCCGAAGCCGCGATCGGTTATCTGCGCGATCATCGGCCCGGCATCATATTCATGGATCACCTGATGCCTGGCATGGACGGATTCCAGGCGGTCAAGGAAATCAAGAGCACGGTCGCAACCTCGACCATTCCGATCGTGATGTACACGGCCAAGTCCGGTGAGCTCTATGTCGGACAGGCGCATGCGCTCGGCGCGGTCGATATCCTGCCCAAGCCCCCCACGCGTGAAACCCTGCGCGCCGTATTCCGGCGTATCGACGAGCGTGTGGAGGCCGCCAACGAGCCGGCGCCGGAGCCGGTCGTCGAGATCGTTGCACGCGCGCCAGCGCAGCCACCGGCCCTCGAGGCAGTAGTGGTCGCGGATGATGTCGAATTCGCCGCCGCCGACGTGGCGCACCCGCATAACGCCGAGCGCGGTACCGTGGTGCCGGCGCCGGGCCCGGATTTCCTGCGCGACGTGACCGGGGAGTCCGAGGACACCGGCTCTTCGTGGCAACGCGTCTCGTGGTGGCTGGCGGCGGCCGCGGCGGCGGCGTCATTTGTGCTTGGCACGCAGTTTTCCGCCCGGGAATCCGCGGACAGCCCCTATTTGCGCACCCTGTCGTGGGCGTTGAGCGAGAGCTTCCGTTACCCCTACGAGGAGGCACCGTTCGCGGGTGAGCGGGTCGAGCGGATTCGCACCCTGGTGGAACATCTCGCGCAGGCCGGGTTCAAGGGCACGCTGAGGCTGGAAGGCAACGCGGGACAGTTTTGCCTGGTTGCGGCTTCCGGCGGCTGGCGGGTAGCGGATGCGGCGCTGCCGATAGAGTCCTGCGAAATGATCGGCCTCAGCCCGCAGGAAGCGCGTCAGGCCAGCGGGCGCCAGTCGGCGGAATTCCGCGAGTTGCTGCAGAAATTGCCGCTGCTCGCCGGCCCGGATATCAGGCTGGAAATCGAGGCGCTCGGCGATCGCAACCCGTATCGACCTTATCCACCGCACGACCAGGTCGCATCGGCAGGCGACTGGAACCGTATTGCGGCGGAAAACAATCGCATCACGGTCAGCGTGACGCCGCGTTCCTGA
- the aceE gene encoding pyruvate dehydrogenase (acetyl-transferring), homodimeric type: MQEDIDSAETGEWLDALDAVTHNRGKGRAAYLLKRLVDRATDSGVKMPPAITTPYRNTIAPESEHRMPGDLFVERRIRSLIRWNALAMVMRANDDDEGLGGHIATFLSSATLYDVGFNYFFRGNSEDTRGDLVFFQGHSAPGMYARSYLEGRFSEEQLDNFRREVDGRGLASYPHPWLMPDYWQFPTVSMGLGPIQSIYQAHVMRYQQNRGLLDHGDRKVWAFLGDGECDEPETLGAIGLAGREGLDNLIFVVNCNLQRLDGPVRGNGKIIQELEGIFRGAGWNVIKVIWGRLWDSLLARDESGLLQKRMDEVCDGEYQNYKFNGGAYTREHFFGKYPETLDLVKDLSDDDIMYLNRGGHDPYKVYAAYHEAYHHKGQPTVILAKTVKGYGMGSSGEAANETHSVKKMDLESLKKFRTRFSIPLRDDELKAVPYYRPAPDSPEMVYMRQRREALGGQLPSRVASRERLAVPSLESFAAQIKGSAHREISTTMALVRMLSTLVKDPGIGERVVPIVPDEARTFGMEGMFRQLGIYSSVGQRYTPHDSTQILFYKEDRKGQILEEGINEPGAMSAWIAAATSYSNHNLTMVPFYIFYSMFGFQRVGDLTWAAGDQRARGFLIGATAGRTTLNGEGLQHQDGHSHLAAATIPNCVSYDPTYAYELAVIVHHGLEVMYGRGESKYFYITTMNENYQHPEMPPGAEEGIVRGMYRIESAAAGAGNVVQLLGSGAILREVREAATLLRADFGVDADVWSLTSINELRRDGLDAERWNMLNPLQEARVPWITRQLEGAGGPVIAATDYIKAYADSLRAFIRQRFTALGTDGFGRSDTRARLRHFFEVDRHFVVVAALNALAQEGRIEAGVVAEAISRYGIDPAKPNPAQV, encoded by the coding sequence ATGCAGGAGGATATCGATTCGGCGGAAACAGGAGAGTGGCTCGATGCGCTCGATGCGGTAACGCACAATCGAGGCAAGGGGCGTGCCGCCTACCTGCTCAAGCGCCTCGTCGATCGGGCAACCGATAGCGGCGTGAAGATGCCGCCGGCAATCACCACTCCGTATCGCAACACCATTGCGCCCGAATCCGAACACCGCATGCCGGGCGATCTGTTCGTCGAGCGCCGCATACGCTCGCTGATTCGCTGGAACGCGCTGGCGATGGTGATGCGCGCCAATGATGATGACGAGGGGCTCGGCGGACATATCGCGACCTTTCTGTCCAGTGCCACGCTCTATGACGTGGGCTTCAATTATTTCTTTCGCGGCAACAGCGAGGATACGCGTGGTGACCTGGTGTTTTTCCAGGGTCACAGTGCGCCCGGGATGTACGCGCGCTCCTATCTGGAGGGCCGCTTCAGCGAGGAGCAGCTCGACAATTTCCGCCGTGAAGTAGACGGTCGTGGCCTTGCCTCCTATCCGCACCCCTGGCTGATGCCCGATTACTGGCAGTTCCCGACCGTGTCGATGGGATTGGGCCCGATCCAGTCGATCTACCAGGCCCACGTGATGCGGTACCAGCAGAACCGCGGGCTGCTGGATCATGGCGATCGCAAGGTATGGGCATTTCTTGGTGACGGGGAATGCGACGAACCCGAAACCCTGGGGGCAATCGGACTCGCCGGTCGCGAAGGCCTCGACAACCTGATCTTCGTGGTGAACTGCAACCTGCAGCGTCTCGACGGGCCGGTGCGCGGCAACGGCAAGATCATCCAGGAGCTCGAGGGGATTTTTCGCGGTGCGGGCTGGAACGTGATCAAGGTGATCTGGGGCAGGCTGTGGGATTCGCTGCTGGCGCGCGATGAATCCGGGTTGTTGCAGAAGCGGATGGACGAAGTCTGCGACGGCGAATACCAGAATTACAAGTTCAATGGCGGTGCGTACACACGGGAGCATTTCTTCGGCAAGTATCCGGAGACGCTGGACCTGGTGAAGGATCTTTCCGACGATGACATCATGTACCTCAATCGCGGGGGTCACGACCCGTACAAGGTGTATGCAGCCTACCATGAAGCCTACCACCACAAGGGTCAGCCAACCGTGATCCTGGCCAAGACCGTCAAGGGTTATGGCATGGGCAGCTCCGGCGAGGCGGCCAACGAAACCCATTCCGTCAAGAAAATGGATCTGGAGAGCCTGAAGAAATTCCGTACCCGCTTCAGTATTCCGTTGCGTGACGATGAACTGAAGGCGGTGCCTTACTACCGCCCCGCTCCGGACAGCCCTGAAATGGTCTACATGCGTCAGCGACGCGAGGCTCTCGGAGGCCAGTTGCCAAGCCGCGTGGCGAGCCGGGAGCGACTGGCGGTGCCGTCGCTGGAGAGCTTTGCGGCACAGATAAAGGGCAGTGCGCACCGCGAAATTTCCACCACCATGGCGTTGGTGCGGATGCTCTCGACGCTGGTCAAGGATCCGGGTATCGGCGAGCGCGTGGTGCCGATCGTGCCCGACGAGGCGCGTACCTTCGGCATGGAAGGAATGTTCCGCCAGCTCGGCATCTACTCGTCGGTCGGGCAGCGCTACACGCCGCACGACTCGACCCAGATCCTGTTCTACAAGGAGGATCGAAAAGGTCAGATTCTCGAGGAAGGAATAAACGAGCCCGGGGCGATGTCGGCGTGGATTGCCGCCGCCACCTCCTACAGCAATCACAACCTGACGATGGTGCCGTTCTATATTTTCTATTCCATGTTCGGTTTTCAGCGTGTCGGTGACCTGACGTGGGCGGCGGGCGACCAGCGGGCGCGCGGATTCCTGATCGGCGCCACCGCGGGGCGCACCACGCTGAACGGCGAGGGTCTGCAGCACCAGGACGGTCACAGCCACCTGGCGGCAGCCACCATACCCAACTGTGTCAGCTACGATCCGACCTACGCCTACGAGCTTGCGGTGATCGTGCATCATGGGCTCGAGGTGATGTATGGCCGGGGCGAGAGCAAATACTTCTACATCACCACGATGAACGAGAACTACCAGCACCCGGAAATGCCGCCCGGAGCCGAGGAGGGCATCGTGCGCGGCATGTACCGCATCGAGAGCGCCGCCGCGGGCGCAGGGAACGTGGTGCAGCTGCTGGGTAGCGGCGCGATCCTGCGCGAGGTGCGCGAAGCGGCGACGCTGTTGCGCGCCGATTTCGGCGTGGATGCCGATGTGTGGAGTCTCACCAGCATCAATGAACTGCGCCGGGACGGACTCGACGCCGAGCGCTGGAACATGCTGAACCCGCTGCAGGAAGCGCGCGTGCCCTGGATCACGCGCCAGCTCGAAGGTGCCGGCGGACCGGTGATTGCCGCCACCGACTACATCAAGGCATATGCGGACTCGTTGCGCGCGTTTATCCGGCAGCGTTTCACGGCGCTCGGCACCGACGGCTTCGGGCGCAGCGATACGCGCGCCCGGCTGCGTCACTTTTTCGAGGTGGACCGCCATTTCGTGGTGGTTGCGGCGCTGAACGCGCTCGCGCAGGAGGGGCGCATCGAAGCCGGCGTCGTGGCCGAGGCGATCAGCCGCTACGGCATCGATCCCGCCAAACCCAATCCGGCACAGGTGTGA
- a CDS encoding cyclic nucleotide-binding domain-containing protein has product MTRLTTADITPARLSEFHALEPIPEERRGALLQQAQIRRLGPGEVLLRARMPADTSLFLIQGEFEVQESASVRYKLYAGGAQARHALEERLGASASLRAIGEVSMLAIERRLIEEAISNRDQEAFTIEYAPVSIREAPRVEKKTVEDWSTRLRNSTLLSAMPAADVLRFFMELERVELRAGDDIVNVGGRNDYFHVLFEGSAELSGDPAGIGAALELVPGSHFGAEAMIGGTPSNVTVRMKTAGALGRLGKQQFDRILRPVLVPVADPDTAAGLLDDSGMRCELLDIRPAQESAGARRDGALGLSVESLRDSLHQLAAGSTFLVAPEGGQHAELGVFLLRQAGRDAYLLSD; this is encoded by the coding sequence ATGACACGACTGACGACAGCGGATATCACGCCGGCGCGCCTCAGTGAATTTCACGCGCTGGAGCCGATACCGGAGGAGCGGCGCGGCGCGCTGCTGCAGCAAGCGCAGATCCGCCGGCTCGGCCCGGGCGAGGTATTGCTGAGGGCGCGCATGCCTGCCGATACCAGCCTGTTCCTGATCCAGGGCGAGTTCGAGGTGCAGGAGTCCGCGAGCGTGCGCTACAAGCTCTACGCCGGTGGCGCTCAGGCCCGCCATGCACTCGAAGAGCGGCTTGGGGCGAGCGCCTCGTTGCGCGCGATCGGCGAGGTGAGCATGCTTGCGATCGAGCGCAGGCTCATCGAAGAGGCGATAAGCAACCGGGACCAGGAGGCTTTCACGATCGAGTACGCACCGGTCAGCATCCGCGAGGCGCCGAGGGTCGAGAAAAAAACCGTCGAGGACTGGAGCACGCGACTGCGCAATTCCACGTTGCTGAGCGCGATGCCTGCGGCCGATGTGCTGCGTTTTTTCATGGAACTCGAGCGCGTCGAGCTCCGTGCCGGTGACGATATCGTCAACGTCGGCGGCCGCAACGACTATTTCCACGTCCTGTTCGAGGGCTCTGCCGAGTTGTCGGGCGATCCGGCAGGCATTGGCGCGGCGCTCGAACTGGTGCCGGGCAGTCATTTCGGCGCGGAGGCGATGATCGGCGGCACGCCGAGCAATGTCACGGTACGCATGAAAACCGCCGGAGCGCTCGGCCGGCTCGGCAAGCAGCAATTCGACCGGATCCTGCGCCCGGTGCTGGTTCCTGTCGCCGATCCGGATACTGCAGCGGGCTTGCTCGACGATTCCGGCATGCGCTGCGAGTTGCTCGATATCCGCCCGGCGCAGGAGTCCGCGGGCGCTCGGCGCGACGGAGCACTCGGGCTGTCCGTCGAGTCGTTGCGCGATTCACTCCACCAGCTTGCTGCCGGATCGACTTTCCTGGTTGCTCCCGAAGGGGGGCAGCACGCCGAGCTGGGAGTGTTTCTGCTGCGCCAGGCCGGCCGCGACGCCTACCTGCTGAGCGATTAG
- a CDS encoding trans-2-enoyl-CoA reductase family protein encodes MIIKPKVRGFMCITAHPAGCAASVAQQIAHVRSNGPIPDAPKRVLVIGASTGYGLASRITAAFGGGAATVGVFFEKEGTEGKCGTAGWYNSAAFHQQAAAAGLPAWSVNGDAFSTGIKDRTVDLVRRELGEVDLVIYSLASPRRTHPLTGVTHKSTLKPIGKRVEERTLDTDRREIKQVVLEAASDEEIADTVAVMGGEDWEMWIDRLGAEGLLAPGARTTAYTYLGDRITWSIYWDGTIGAAKKDLDTTALRLNRKLAASGGKAYVSVLKAVVTQASSAIPIMPLYLALLFRVMKARGTHEGCIEQIDGLFRSALLVDSPSLDDSGRLRMDGKELVPEVQREVERLWPLVESGNLDELTDFAGYQAEFLHLFGFGFAGVDYDADVDTVTPTANLVS; translated from the coding sequence ATGATCATCAAGCCAAAAGTGCGTGGATTCATGTGCATCACCGCGCATCCCGCCGGATGTGCGGCAAGCGTGGCGCAGCAGATTGCCCATGTGCGCTCCAATGGCCCGATTCCCGATGCGCCGAAGCGGGTGCTGGTGATCGGCGCCTCCACCGGCTACGGACTCGCCTCGCGGATCACGGCTGCGTTTGGCGGCGGTGCGGCAACGGTGGGGGTTTTCTTCGAGAAGGAAGGCACCGAGGGCAAATGCGGCACTGCGGGCTGGTACAACTCCGCGGCCTTCCACCAGCAAGCCGCAGCCGCGGGGCTCCCGGCATGGAGCGTGAATGGGGATGCCTTTTCCACCGGGATCAAGGACCGCACGGTGGACCTGGTGCGGCGCGAACTCGGCGAGGTGGACCTGGTGATTTACAGCCTGGCCTCGCCGCGACGCACCCATCCGCTGACCGGCGTGACCCATAAATCGACGCTGAAGCCGATTGGCAAGCGAGTCGAGGAGCGCACCCTCGACACCGACCGGCGCGAGATCAAACAGGTCGTGCTGGAGGCCGCCAGCGACGAGGAAATCGCCGATACCGTCGCGGTGATGGGCGGCGAGGACTGGGAGATGTGGATCGATCGCCTCGGCGCGGAAGGCCTGCTCGCGCCGGGCGCGCGCACCACGGCGTATACCTACCTGGGGGATCGCATCACCTGGTCGATCTACTGGGATGGCACCATCGGCGCCGCCAAGAAGGATCTCGACACCACCGCCCTCAGGCTAAACCGCAAGCTCGCCGCGAGTGGCGGCAAGGCCTATGTGTCGGTGCTGAAGGCGGTTGTCACGCAGGCGAGTTCCGCCATTCCGATCATGCCGCTCTACCTGGCGTTGCTCTTTCGGGTGATGAAGGCGCGCGGTACCCACGAGGGATGCATCGAGCAGATCGACGGCTTGTTCCGTTCGGCGCTGCTGGTCGATTCCCCGAGCCTCGATGACAGCGGGCGCCTGCGCATGGATGGCAAGGAACTTGTGCCGGAGGTGCAGCGCGAGGTAGAGCGTCTGTGGCCGCTGGTGGAAAGCGGGAACCTCGACGAGCTGACGGATTTCGCGGGTTACCAGGCCGAGTTCCTGCACCTGTTCGGTTTCGGATTTGCCGGCGTTGACTACGATGCCGATGTGGATACGGTCACGCCGACCGCGAACCTGGTGTCATGA
- a CDS encoding MBL fold metallo-hydrolase produces MTGPGTNSYLLGREQIAVVDPGPDDTAHLDAIIAAGEGRIRWIVVTHTHEDHSPAAAPLARATGAELWGAAAPDDFYQDHSFVPDVALAEYSCLRTAEFTLRAIHTPGHVSNHYCLLLEEEGMLFTGDHIMNGSTVVIIPPSGDMKEYLDSLEKLKACPLRHLAPGHGELMPEPFAAIEALIAHRLKREAKVAKVLAAGAGTLDELVLRAYDDVPVAMHPMAKYSLWAHLLKLEREARAQCRDERWSIAGR; encoded by the coding sequence ATGACCGGCCCGGGAACCAACAGCTACCTGCTCGGGCGCGAGCAGATCGCTGTTGTCGATCCGGGGCCCGATGATACGGCGCACCTCGATGCGATCATCGCCGCCGGAGAAGGACGCATCCGCTGGATCGTGGTCACCCACACCCACGAGGATCATTCGCCAGCTGCCGCGCCGCTGGCGCGCGCCACTGGCGCCGAGCTGTGGGGCGCCGCGGCACCGGATGATTTTTACCAGGATCACAGCTTCGTGCCCGATGTGGCACTGGCGGAATACAGCTGCCTGCGGACCGCGGAGTTCACCCTGCGCGCGATCCACACCCCCGGACACGTGAGCAATCACTACTGCCTGCTGCTCGAGGAAGAAGGCATGTTGTTCACCGGCGACCACATCATGAACGGCTCCACCGTGGTGATCATTCCGCCGAGCGGCGACATGAAGGAATATCTCGATTCGCTGGAAAAGCTCAAGGCCTGTCCGTTGCGGCATCTCGCGCCGGGGCACGGCGAGTTGATGCCCGAGCCGTTCGCGGCTATCGAGGCATTGATCGCGCATCGTCTGAAGCGCGAGGCCAAGGTAGCGAAGGTGTTGGCCGCGGGCGCCGGCACGCTCGATGAGCTGGTGCTGCGAGCCTATGACGATGTGCCCGTCGCAATGCACCCGATGGCGAAATACTCGCTGTGGGCGCACCTGTTGAAGCTGGAGCGCGAGGCGCGCGCGCAGTGTCGCGATGAGCGCTGGAGCATCGCGGGACGATAG
- a CDS encoding GGDEF domain-containing protein translates to MEQSINRNEASADIAYLGYRGAQNARHRWMFSLLLLPLSGAYLASYFYLDLVARDGVLTREECYALAFAYLAGVALLALVSGRLPLTSDRRLNCRLDNAWIMLPLIGAAMLTTLDAHITDASAYVVICLPLAVLHSAERTQLLALQGTGLVLTWCSVIAFETITGPPQIMFLLALAAISAAGAYLAIHLETARRQGFVSTHALEASNLALLERTAQLAQLNTELAERSRALETANQQLERLAMTDPLTGVANRRQLFEALDREFGRSRRYGNPLSIALLDLDDFGRTNKLHGVIAGDEVLAQFAASVRNQLRGVDMVARYGGEEFVVLMPDSSLPAAMQLLERMRQHICQESFSSRHIAITFSAGVATLTPEDSDPMNLLHRADESLRRAKQEGKNRVLADCS, encoded by the coding sequence ATGGAGCAATCCATCAATCGCAACGAGGCATCCGCCGACATAGCCTACCTCGGCTATCGCGGCGCTCAGAACGCGCGTCACCGCTGGATGTTCAGCCTGCTGCTGTTGCCACTGTCCGGGGCCTACCTGGCCTCCTATTTCTATCTCGATCTGGTCGCCCGCGATGGCGTTCTCACCCGGGAGGAGTGCTACGCGCTTGCATTTGCCTACCTCGCTGGCGTGGCACTGCTCGCGCTGGTGTCCGGACGCCTTCCGCTCACATCCGACCGACGCCTGAACTGCCGACTCGACAATGCCTGGATCATGCTGCCGCTGATCGGCGCGGCCATGCTGACGACGCTCGATGCGCACATCACGGATGCCTCGGCGTACGTGGTGATCTGCCTGCCGCTCGCAGTCCTGCACAGCGCCGAACGAACCCAGTTGCTGGCACTGCAGGGCACTGGACTGGTGTTGACCTGGTGCAGCGTGATTGCCTTCGAAACGATAACCGGACCACCACAGATCATGTTCCTGCTGGCGCTGGCCGCAATCTCGGCGGCAGGAGCCTACCTGGCCATTCATCTCGAGACCGCGCGCCGACAGGGCTTCGTGTCCACGCATGCGCTGGAGGCCAGCAACCTTGCGTTGCTCGAGAGAACCGCGCAGCTGGCGCAACTGAACACGGAGCTGGCCGAGCGCAGCCGGGCGCTGGAGACCGCAAACCAGCAACTCGAGCGGCTGGCGATGACCGACCCGCTGACCGGCGTGGCCAATCGCCGCCAGCTGTTCGAAGCGCTGGATCGCGAGTTCGGACGCTCGCGCCGTTATGGCAATCCGCTTTCGATTGCATTGCTCGATCTCGACGACTTCGGCCGCACCAACAAGCTGCACGGCGTGATCGCCGGTGACGAGGTGCTCGCGCAGTTTGCCGCCTCGGTGCGCAACCAGCTGCGCGGCGTCGACATGGTGGCGCGCTACGGCGGCGAGGAATTCGTGGTCCTGATGCCCGATTCGAGCCTGCCGGCCGCAATGCAGCTGCTCGAGCGCATGCGTCAGCACATCTGCCAGGAGTCCTTCAGCTCGCGCCATATCGCGATCACCTTCAGCGCCGGGGTCGCGACGCTGACTCCCGAGGACTCGGATCCGATGAACCTGCTGCACCGTGCCGACGAATCACTGCGCCGGGCGAAGCAGGAAGGCAAGAACCGGGTGCTTGCGGATTGTTCATGA
- a CDS encoding AMP-binding protein produces MPRLLAWAAARAPERIALEEAGLQLDYAALDAARRRAAKAFLAAGTGHGDRVAIWAPNRHEWIVAATGAQSIGAIVVPLNTRMKGAEAGYILRRSGARMLFTVGEFSGNRYPQMLEGIELPALQRVLCFGEADWLEFLAAGEGIDEAVLAAREAAVQPEDTLDLMFTSGTTGNPKGVMTGHGQNIRAFDTWSRTVGLCADDNYLIINPFFHSFGYKAGWMAAIIRGARILPVASFDVDEVLRRIQFERVSMLPGPPTIYQSLLAHSERRNYDLSSLRLAVTGAALVPLDLIRRMRSELGFRTVLTAYGLTETCGVVTVSSVDDAPELIATSAGRAMPGVELRCVNNGGVAVPAGEPGEVQVRGYNVMQGYFDDPEATAEAISADGWLHTGDIGVMNEDGYLRITDRIKDMFIVGGFNCYPAEIENLLCSMEGVAQSAVIGVADERMGEVAKAFIVRRPGASLEADEVIAWCRRNMANYKVPRSVEFLDALPLNAAGKVLKTTLRALENA; encoded by the coding sequence ATGCCTCGCCTGCTGGCCTGGGCCGCGGCGCGGGCTCCAGAACGCATTGCGCTGGAGGAAGCGGGGCTGCAACTCGATTACGCCGCGTTGGATGCGGCTCGCCGCCGCGCGGCGAAAGCCTTTCTTGCCGCGGGCACAGGCCATGGCGATCGCGTCGCGATCTGGGCGCCGAATCGTCATGAGTGGATCGTGGCCGCGACCGGCGCCCAGAGCATCGGGGCGATCGTGGTGCCGCTCAACACGCGGATGAAAGGTGCGGAGGCGGGCTATATCCTGCGCCGCAGCGGCGCGCGCATGCTGTTCACGGTCGGCGAGTTTTCCGGCAATCGCTATCCGCAGATGCTCGAGGGTATCGAACTGCCGGCGCTGCAGCGAGTGTTGTGCTTCGGAGAAGCTGATTGGCTGGAGTTTCTTGCGGCCGGGGAGGGCATCGACGAGGCCGTGCTCGCGGCGCGCGAAGCGGCGGTGCAGCCCGAGGACACGCTCGATCTGATGTTCACCTCCGGCACCACCGGCAATCCCAAGGGGGTGATGACCGGGCACGGGCAGAATATTCGCGCCTTCGATACCTGGAGCCGCACGGTCGGGCTGTGCGCCGATGACAATTACCTGATCATCAATCCTTTCTTTCATTCCTTCGGCTACAAGGCCGGCTGGATGGCGGCGATCATCCGCGGCGCGCGCATCCTGCCGGTCGCGAGCTTCGATGTCGACGAGGTGTTGCGGCGCATCCAGTTCGAGCGCGTCAGCATGCTGCCGGGGCCGCCGACCATCTACCAGTCCCTGCTGGCGCATTCCGAGCGGCGCAATTACGATCTCTCGTCGTTGCGTCTCGCGGTTACCGGCGCGGCGTTGGTGCCGCTCGACCTGATCCGGCGCATGCGCAGCGAGCTCGGATTCCGCACCGTGCTGACCGCCTACGGGCTTACCGAGACCTGCGGCGTGGTAACCGTCAGCAGCGTCGACGATGCGCCTGAACTGATCGCGACCAGTGCGGGGCGCGCGATGCCGGGGGTCGAGCTGCGATGCGTGAACAATGGCGGGGTCGCGGTTCCTGCCGGGGAACCGGGCGAGGTGCAGGTGCGTGGCTACAACGTCATGCAGGGCTATTTCGATGATCCCGAAGCGACCGCGGAGGCGATCAGCGCCGATGGCTGGTTGCATACCGGCGACATCGGCGTGATGAATGAAGACGGGTATCTGCGCATCACCGACCGCATCAAGGACATGTTCATCGTCGGCGGCTTCAACTGTTATCCGGCGGAGATCGAGAATCTGCTGTGCTCGATGGAAGGGGTGGCCCAGAGCGCGGTGATCGGGGTCGCGGACGAGCGCATGGGCGAAGTCGCCAAGGCATTTATCGTGCGCCGCCCGGGCGCTTCGCTCGAGGCCGACGAGGTGATTGCGTGGTGCCGGCGCAACATGGCGAACTACAAGGTACCGCGCAGCGTGGAGTTTCTCGATGCGCTGCCGCTCAATGCCGCGGGCAAGGTGCTGAAAACCACGTTGCGGGCGCTGGAAAACGCGTGA
- a CDS encoding Lrp/AsnC family transcriptional regulator, with protein sequence MAPARTTFLGEMASLDDVDRRLIELLRADGRMAFRALADALGVTESGARARVRQLETSGFMKVVAVADAEAAGFELLLAVGVEVEGRPALEVAEALAALPEVFSVSQVVGTYDIELLMVARDHEHLAELVTATLVRIPGVRRILTGLAVDVLKNQPDWVPFDD encoded by the coding sequence ATGGCTCCGGCGCGCACCACGTTCCTGGGCGAGATGGCCTCGCTCGATGATGTGGACCGGCGCCTGATCGAACTGTTGCGCGCCGATGGGCGGATGGCATTTCGCGCCCTTGCCGATGCGCTCGGTGTCACCGAATCGGGGGCGCGGGCGCGGGTGCGCCAGCTCGAGACCTCGGGTTTCATGAAGGTGGTGGCGGTAGCCGATGCCGAGGCCGCCGGTTTCGAATTGCTGCTGGCGGTGGGCGTTGAAGTCGAGGGGCGGCCGGCACTCGAGGTTGCCGAGGCGCTGGCCGCGTTGCCGGAAGTGTTTTCGGTGAGCCAGGTGGTCGGTACCTACGATATCGAGTTGCTGATGGTGGCGCGTGATCACGAGCACCTCGCGGAGCTCGTTACCGCGACGCTGGTGCGTATCCCGGGAGTGCGGCGCATTCTTACCGGCCTCGCGGTGGATGTGCTGAAGAATCAGCCGGACTGGGTGCCGTTCGATGACTAG
- a CDS encoding Lrp/AsnC family transcriptional regulator, which translates to MTRRRLDEVDRRILDYLSRDARTSNRRIADELGVTEGTVRARIKRMEDEDQIRITALTNIRKLDNPTLAFIWIEVDRGAQCREVAEALAHDPQIGFVAVMVGRFDILAITLVQSAAQLSEFLHSTVHAIPGVRHTECSLGARFVKHDYRISRIVRRPEEIHAGVRIA; encoded by the coding sequence ATGACTAGACGGCGTCTCGACGAGGTGGACCGGCGCATACTCGATTACCTGTCGCGTGATGCGCGTACCAGCAACCGGCGCATCGCCGATGAGCTCGGCGTCACCGAGGGCACGGTGCGTGCGCGCATCAAGCGGATGGAAGACGAGGATCAGATCCGGATAACCGCGCTGACCAATATCCGCAAGCTCGACAACCCGACGCTGGCGTTCATCTGGATCGAGGTCGATCGCGGTGCGCAGTGCCGGGAGGTTGCCGAAGCGCTGGCGCACGATCCGCAGATCGGCTTTGTCGCGGTGATGGTTGGTCGATTCGACATACTCGCGATCACGCTGGTGCAGTCGGCGGCACAGTTGAGCGAATTCCTGCACAGCACGGTGCACGCAATCCCGGGCGTGCGGCACACGGAGTGCTCGCTGGGTGCGCGTTTCGTGAAGCACGATTACCGGATCAGTCGAATCGTGAGGAGGCCGGAAGAGATCCATGCTGGCGTCCGAATTGCGTAG